The proteins below are encoded in one region of Ephemeroptericola cinctiostellae:
- a CDS encoding LexA family transcriptional regulator produces the protein MSFAINFKNALKNIGLAQNQAAQALSVSDNTLSNWLNRGIMPSWDNLEKCAALVNLSMQELLFGTPVQSNDYLEIPEYNIRFSAGHGAMLFEEGAADSSASYREDFFKKQSLNPKRCVRVRVQGTSMQGVLWDGDVVLINREETNVVDGKIYALRIGEELYIKRLQKIPGGQLKLQSENPDYDDVTVSIEEEVEIIGRVRDKSGRGGL, from the coding sequence ATGTCTTTCGCAATTAATTTTAAAAATGCACTAAAAAATATAGGCTTGGCTCAAAATCAAGCGGCTCAAGCGCTCAGCGTGTCCGACAATACGCTAAGCAATTGGCTCAATCGAGGCATCATGCCCTCTTGGGATAACCTAGAGAAATGTGCCGCATTGGTGAATTTAAGCATGCAAGAGCTGTTGTTCGGCACCCCCGTTCAATCAAACGATTATCTGGAAATCCCTGAATACAACATTCGCTTTTCTGCTGGGCATGGCGCCATGTTATTTGAAGAAGGCGCTGCAGACAGCAGCGCGAGCTATCGTGAAGACTTTTTTAAAAAGCAAAGTTTAAATCCTAAACGATGTGTCCGTGTTCGCGTTCAAGGCACGTCCATGCAGGGCGTACTGTGGGATGGCGACGTGGTGCTCATCAACCGAGAAGAAACCAATGTCGTCGATGGCAAAATCTATGCACTGCGCATTGGTGAAGAACTGTACATCAAGCGTTTACAGAAAATTCCTGGAGGGCAGCTTAAGCTGCAATCAGAAAATCCAGATTACGATGATGTCACCGTCAGTATCGAAGAAGAAGTGGAAATTATTGGGCGTGTCCGCGATAAATCAGGCCGTGGTGGCTTATAA
- a CDS encoding RnfH family protein yields the protein MHADIRVSVVYMAENGTLFNINVVVSETATVRDAILASGFLNQHPDMPIETLHLGIYSLRATPDDRLHDKDRIEIYRPLLIDPMARRRKVVDEKRDPAKWRRER from the coding sequence ATGCACGCTGACATTCGAGTGAGTGTGGTGTATATGGCTGAAAATGGCACATTATTTAACATAAATGTGGTTGTGAGTGAAACAGCCACGGTGCGTGATGCCATTTTGGCCAGTGGTTTTTTAAATCAACACCCTGACATGCCCATCGAAACCCTTCATTTGGGCATCTACAGCTTACGTGCAACCCCAGATGATCGCTTGCACGACAAAGATCGCATTGAAATTTATCGTCCTTTGCTCATAGACCCGATGGCTCGCCGCCGAAAAGTTGTGGATGAGAAACGCGATCCAGCCAAATGGCGACGTGAACGGTGA
- a CDS encoding type II toxin-antitoxin system RatA family toxin, with protein sequence MPKVHKTVVLPYTAEQMYSLVEKVEDYPQFLPWCGGAVVHSRTDTSLEASVTIAFKSLQQTFRTSNVNEPYKTMTMHFKDGPFRYLTGTWLFAPIGDDDGVRVEFDLDYEFSNKLFALAIGPVFNLIAQTFIDGFISRAKVLYAR encoded by the coding sequence ATGCCTAAGGTTCATAAAACAGTTGTATTACCCTACACCGCGGAGCAAATGTACAGCCTCGTAGAAAAAGTCGAAGACTACCCTCAATTTTTGCCTTGGTGCGGCGGTGCCGTCGTGCACTCACGCACCGACACATCACTCGAAGCATCTGTGACCATTGCCTTTAAAAGCTTGCAACAGACCTTTCGCACCAGCAATGTCAATGAGCCATACAAAACCATGACCATGCATTTCAAAGACGGTCCTTTTCGCTACCTCACCGGCACGTGGCTATTTGCCCCAATAGGCGATGACGATGGTGTTCGCGTTGAGTTTGACTTGGACTATGAATTCTCTAACAAGCTTTTTGCCCTTGCAATTGGCCCCGTATTTAACTTAATTGCGCAAACTTTCATTGATGGTTTCATTAGTCGAGCGAAAGTACTGTATGCACGCTGA
- the smpB gene encoding SsrA-binding protein SmpB: MSIANNKKAFHDYFIEEKFEAGLVLEGWEVKAIRAGRVQLKDTYVIIRNGELFLLGGHISPLISASTHIHPDMTRTRKLLLKEDEIKRLITKVEQRGFTIVPLDLHFSRGRIKCEIALARGKAQHDKRQSEKEREWQREKQMVISKFNHGK; encoded by the coding sequence ATGAGCATTGCCAATAATAAAAAAGCATTTCACGACTATTTCATTGAGGAAAAATTTGAAGCAGGTTTGGTTCTTGAGGGTTGGGAGGTCAAAGCCATTCGCGCTGGGCGTGTTCAGCTCAAGGACACGTATGTCATCATTCGCAACGGTGAATTGTTTTTATTGGGTGGCCACATCAGCCCATTGATCAGTGCATCCACACACATCCATCCCGATATGACACGCACACGCAAGTTGCTGCTGAAAGAGGATGAAATTAAACGTTTGATCACCAAAGTAGAGCAACGTGGTTTCACCATTGTCCCGTTGGATTTGCATTTTTCGCGCGGGCGCATCAAGTGTGAAATTGCATTGGCACGAGGTAAAGCACAGCATGACAAACGTCAATCTGAAAAAGAGCGTGAATGGCAGCGTGAAAAACAAATGGTCATCAGCAAATTCAATCATGGAAAATAA
- a CDS encoding beta-glucosidase family protein has product MQKKFSFTWLTTLLISGQCLAQGGAVPQLGKQSIQSVIAAMTPEEKVSLVMGTGMHFPGLSEDKKAPVVGEVNGRVPGAAGTTFAIPRLGIPSIVLADGPAGLRIQPHRPDDTATYFATAFPIGTALASSWDTDLVKQVGAAIGNEAKEYGVDILLAPALNNQRNPLGGRGFEYYSEDPVISGHIAAAYVNGVQSNGVGTSIKHFALNNHETNRNVINIKVDQRPIREIYLRGFQIATQKSKPWTVMSSYNKINGTYASENHDLLSTILRDEWAFKGMVMSDWFGGQDAVAQMKAGNDLLMPGTDFQHKTLLTALQNKTLPADTLDNNVARILETIVQTPSFKKYAYSNHPNLTANAQISRMAASEGMVLLKNTMQTLPFNVDIKKVALFGNAAYDLVKGGTGSGDVHAATIISLPEGLAQAGYSVDEHVKGMYSQYITDIKSKHPAGNPFLLPPPVLELDLKTVAPQLIAQMADEQQIAIVALGRNSGEFADRHLDADFNLTEVEKQLLQDVAQAFHAKNKKVVVVLNVGGVIETASWRDIPDAILLTWLPGQEAGHAIVDILKGKVNPSGKLTMTFPMQYTDEPSSGNFPGTVLIPKDPNNHDFTSGDQAAEIEYTDGIGVGYRYFDKAKIATAYPFGHGLSYTDFTYDDIRVTSPHLGQVDIDVNVTNSGRTAGKEVVQIYVGAPKGKLAKPIKELRAFAKTKLLQAGEKQTLHFALKPMDLSSFDPDRSSWVAEQGNYTVYAGTSSQDIRKTANFTLNQELIVEKVHPVLQPQNAVEGSK; this is encoded by the coding sequence ATGCAAAAAAAATTTTCATTCACATGGCTCACGACCTTGCTCATCAGTGGCCAATGCTTGGCACAAGGCGGCGCCGTTCCACAGCTGGGTAAACAATCCATCCAATCGGTGATTGCCGCCATGACGCCAGAAGAGAAAGTCAGTTTGGTGATGGGCACAGGCATGCATTTCCCTGGCTTGTCAGAAGATAAAAAAGCACCTGTGGTGGGTGAAGTCAATGGCCGCGTGCCTGGCGCAGCAGGCACCACATTTGCCATTCCTCGTTTGGGCATTCCTTCTATTGTATTGGCTGATGGCCCCGCAGGTCTGCGCATTCAACCCCACCGCCCAGATGACACAGCAACCTATTTTGCCACCGCGTTTCCAATTGGCACGGCTCTGGCCAGCAGCTGGGATACGGATTTGGTTAAACAAGTCGGCGCAGCGATTGGCAATGAGGCGAAAGAATACGGTGTGGATATTTTGCTCGCACCCGCCTTGAACAATCAGCGCAATCCTTTAGGCGGGCGTGGTTTTGAATACTATTCTGAAGATCCCGTCATTTCAGGTCACATCGCTGCCGCCTACGTTAATGGCGTGCAAAGCAATGGTGTGGGCACGTCAATCAAGCATTTTGCCCTCAACAACCATGAAACCAACCGCAATGTCATTAACATCAAGGTTGATCAACGTCCAATCCGTGAAATTTATCTGCGTGGTTTTCAGATTGCCACACAAAAATCAAAACCTTGGACGGTCATGTCGTCATACAACAAAATCAATGGCACTTATGCCTCTGAAAATCATGATTTGCTGAGTACAATATTGCGTGATGAGTGGGCATTCAAAGGCATGGTCATGAGCGATTGGTTTGGCGGTCAGGATGCTGTCGCACAAATGAAGGCGGGCAATGACCTGTTGATGCCCGGTACTGACTTTCAGCACAAAACCTTGCTGACTGCACTTCAAAACAAAACGTTACCTGCCGATACCTTGGACAACAATGTTGCACGCATCCTAGAAACCATCGTGCAAACCCCTTCGTTCAAAAAATACGCGTACAGCAATCACCCCAACCTCACCGCCAATGCCCAAATATCCCGTATGGCCGCCAGTGAGGGCATGGTGCTGCTCAAAAACACGATGCAAACTTTGCCTTTCAATGTCGACATCAAAAAAGTCGCTTTATTTGGTAATGCCGCTTATGACCTGGTAAAAGGTGGTACAGGCAGTGGTGATGTGCATGCCGCAACAATCATTTCTCTACCTGAAGGTTTGGCACAAGCGGGATACAGTGTTGACGAACACGTCAAAGGCATGTACAGCCAATACATCACCGACATCAAGTCCAAACATCCAGCAGGCAATCCTTTCTTGCTGCCACCGCCAGTGCTTGAATTGGATTTGAAAACAGTCGCCCCTCAACTCATTGCCCAAATGGCCGATGAGCAGCAAATCGCCATCGTGGCTTTGGGGAGAAACTCAGGCGAATTTGCTGATCGCCACCTTGATGCTGATTTCAATTTGACCGAGGTCGAAAAGCAATTGCTTCAAGATGTGGCTCAAGCTTTTCATGCCAAAAACAAAAAAGTGGTGGTGGTTTTGAATGTGGGGGGGGTGATTGAAACCGCCAGTTGGCGTGACATCCCCGATGCCATTTTGCTCACGTGGTTGCCAGGGCAAGAAGCAGGTCATGCCATCGTTGATATTTTGAAAGGAAAGGTCAATCCATCGGGCAAGCTGACAATGACCTTCCCCATGCAATACACTGACGAGCCATCTTCTGGTAACTTCCCTGGCACAGTCCTGATCCCCAAAGACCCAAACAATCACGATTTCACCAGTGGCGATCAAGCGGCTGAAATTGAATACACCGACGGCATTGGCGTGGGCTATCGTTATTTTGACAAAGCCAAAATTGCTACAGCCTATCCATTCGGTCACGGTTTAAGCTATACCGATTTCACTTATGATGACATTCGTGTGACGAGCCCTCATCTTGGACAAGTTGACATTGATGTGAATGTGACCAATTCAGGCCGTACTGCGGGTAAAGAAGTGGTGCAAATCTATGTCGGCGCCCCTAAAGGCAAGTTAGCTAAGCCCATTAAAGAATTGCGTGCTTTTGCCAAGACAAAACTGCTTCAGGCTGGCGAAAAGCAAACCTTGCACTTTGCGCTCAAACCAATGGATTTATCTTCATTTGATCCTGACCGCTCAAGCTGGGTGGCTGAGCAAGGAAACTACACCGTTTATGCGGGCACGTCCTCACAAGACATTCGCAAAACGGCAAACTTCACCCTCAATCAAGAGCTCATTGTAGAAAAAGTGCATCCAGTGTTGCAACCGCAAAATGCAGTTGAAGGATCTAAATAA
- a CDS encoding beta-ketoacyl-ACP synthase III, with product MTQFTTPLYSKIIGTGSFLPNAAVGNDELAARLAKDNVETSDTWIRERTGITQRYIASPEQTASELGAHAARAALEMAGITADRVDLIIVATSTPDSTFPSTACLLQAKIGADHAAAFDVMAVCSGFVYALTTADAMIKSGQTQTVLVVGAEVFSRLMDWKDRTTCVLFGDGAGAVVLQASDEPGVLANRLHANGKLAHILTAEGSINGGSVVGDPFLRMDGQAVFKQAVSVLGDVAKEVLAAANLTADDVDWLIPHQANVRILQATAKRLGVSMDKVITTVHLHGNTSAASVPLALDVAVRDGRVKKGQVILLQGVGGGFTWGANLVRF from the coding sequence ATGACGCAATTTACAACACCCCTTTATTCAAAAATCATCGGCACGGGCAGTTTTTTGCCCAATGCGGCTGTCGGTAACGACGAGTTGGCTGCTCGTTTGGCGAAAGACAATGTTGAAACATCAGACACTTGGATCCGCGAGCGCACGGGCATCACCCAGCGTTACATCGCATCGCCAGAACAAACGGCCAGTGAGTTGGGCGCTCATGCTGCACGTGCAGCACTTGAAATGGCTGGCATCACTGCGGATCGCGTTGATTTGATTATTGTGGCGACTTCAACGCCAGACTCGACTTTTCCAAGCACCGCTTGTTTATTGCAAGCAAAAATTGGTGCCGATCATGCGGCAGCTTTTGACGTCATGGCAGTGTGCAGTGGTTTTGTGTATGCTTTGACGACAGCCGATGCAATGATCAAGTCAGGTCAGACACAGACTGTTTTGGTGGTTGGGGCAGAGGTGTTTTCTCGATTGATGGATTGGAAAGACCGCACAACCTGTGTATTGTTTGGTGATGGTGCTGGCGCTGTCGTCTTACAGGCTTCGGATGAACCTGGAGTTTTGGCCAACCGTTTGCATGCAAATGGTAAGTTGGCGCACATTTTGACTGCGGAAGGCTCAATCAACGGTGGCAGTGTTGTGGGTGATCCGTTTTTGCGCATGGATGGTCAAGCAGTCTTTAAACAAGCGGTTTCAGTTTTGGGCGATGTTGCAAAAGAAGTGCTTGCTGCGGCGAATTTGACTGCAGACGATGTGGATTGGTTGATCCCGCATCAAGCCAATGTGCGTATTTTACAGGCCACAGCGAAGCGTTTGGGTGTGTCGATGGATAAAGTCATCACCACGGTGCATTTGCATGGCAACACATCTGCGGCCTCTGTGCCATTGGCGCTGGATGTGGCGGTGCGTGATGGGCGGGTTAAAAAAGGTCAAGTCATTTTACTGCAGGGCGTGGGCGGTGGTTTCACATGGGGTGCTAATTTGGTGCGTTTTTAG
- a CDS encoding NAD+ synthase, which yields MLKISAAQIPARIGDFAYNAGHVLRAAANGQQQGAHIVITPELSLTGYIPEDLLMRPAYRAACEKAYHDLCEALTQYPDLYVLIGLPTWFEEGVKLRSYNSIAIVQGGVEVQRVHKQKLPNQAVFDELRYFAVGCVPELIEIQGVSIGVLVCEDAWHSAPALALKDKGAQLLLVPNASPFHVNKMEKRYTVLRARVKETGLPMLYVNRTGAQDELVFDGGSLALNGDGELRMQLPLFTDILEEVIFDINKQVFHKDMQIHMLSAEEQIYRTLVMGVKEYVATTGFKRVVLGLSGGVDSALTLAVAVDALGADNVHAIMMPTRYTAQMSLDDAQEMAHRVGVKYDVVAIEDMFNLYVNTLTPVFGDKPADVTEENLQARIRGVILMAVSNKHAALVLNTGNKSELATGYCTLYGDMVGAFAVLKDVYKTVVYKVCEWRNGTEQYDVRDPIPNNIITRAPSAELRDNQKDQDSLPPYEVLDDILERYIEQRQPIKTIVAAGHDEATVKRIARLVRINEYKRRQGALGPRVTTLAFGKDWRMPIMNNFNE from the coding sequence ATGTTAAAAATATCTGCCGCTCAAATTCCAGCCCGCATTGGTGACTTTGCTTACAATGCGGGTCATGTTTTACGCGCCGCCGCCAATGGCCAACAGCAGGGCGCGCACATCGTGATCACCCCTGAGTTGTCATTAACGGGATACATCCCTGAGGACCTGTTGATGCGCCCCGCATACCGCGCAGCGTGCGAGAAGGCCTATCATGATTTGTGCGAAGCTTTGACGCAGTATCCCGATCTATATGTGTTGATTGGCCTGCCCACTTGGTTTGAGGAGGGCGTTAAGCTGCGCTCGTACAATAGTATTGCGATCGTGCAGGGTGGGGTTGAGGTGCAGCGCGTGCATAAACAAAAATTACCCAATCAGGCCGTTTTTGATGAGCTACGTTACTTTGCCGTGGGTTGTGTACCTGAGCTCATTGAAATTCAAGGGGTGAGCATCGGTGTGTTGGTTTGCGAGGATGCATGGCACAGCGCCCCCGCGTTGGCTTTGAAAGACAAAGGGGCTCAGTTGTTGCTTGTGCCAAATGCCTCGCCATTCCATGTGAATAAAATGGAAAAGCGCTACACGGTTTTGCGTGCACGCGTGAAAGAAACAGGTTTGCCGATGTTGTATGTGAACCGAACGGGTGCACAGGATGAATTGGTGTTCGATGGCGGTTCGTTGGCTTTGAATGGTGACGGTGAGTTGCGCATGCAATTGCCACTGTTTACAGACATTTTAGAAGAAGTCATTTTTGACATCAACAAACAAGTTTTTCATAAAGACATGCAAATTCACATGCTGTCCGCCGAAGAGCAAATTTATCGTACTTTGGTGATGGGCGTGAAAGAATACGTGGCGACCACGGGCTTTAAACGGGTCGTGTTGGGCTTGTCGGGTGGTGTCGATTCAGCACTGACTTTGGCGGTCGCGGTTGATGCATTGGGTGCAGACAATGTGCACGCGATCATGATGCCCACACGCTATACCGCACAAATGTCGTTGGATGATGCGCAAGAGATGGCACATCGGGTGGGTGTGAAATACGATGTGGTGGCGATTGAGGACATGTTCAATTTGTATGTCAATACGCTCACACCTGTGTTTGGAGACAAACCCGCTGATGTGACCGAGGAAAATTTGCAAGCACGCATTCGTGGTGTGATTTTAATGGCGGTATCGAACAAGCACGCAGCGCTTGTGCTCAATACGGGCAATAAATCAGAGCTGGCAACAGGCTATTGCACATTGTATGGTGACATGGTGGGTGCATTTGCGGTACTTAAAGACGTGTATAAAACCGTGGTATATAAAGTGTGTGAATGGCGCAACGGCACCGAACAATACGATGTGCGTGATCCGATTCCCAACAACATCATCACCCGTGCGCCATCGGCTGAGCTGCGTGACAATCAAAAAGATCAAGACAGCTTGCCGCCTTACGAGGTGTTGGATGACATTTTGGAACGCTATATTGAACAGCGTCAGCCGATTAAAACCATTGTTGCTGCGGGGCATGATGAGGCGACAGTGAAGCGCATTGCACGGTTGGTGCGCATCAATGAATACAAGCGCCGTCAAGGTGCGCTCGGGCCTCGTGTCACGACCTTGGCTTTTGGTAAAGACTGGCGCATGCCGATCATGAATAATTTTAACGAATAA